The nucleotide sequence ATCGAGTAAGCTTGGCATGGCGGCCCGCCGATCAACACCCAATTTCTCTTGCCGCCTATACCTTCTTTTATCCAAGCATCAATAGTTTCATGGGGTGTCGCGCCTAACTCTGCACAGCGAGCCTCTTTCGAGGCCTCTTCCGCAGCGTCTTTAATCTCCGGGTGGCTCAAAAATTCTTCGCGAGTCATGCCCCCACGGACATACTCGTAATAGCTAGCAGGCGCATTGCCTTTGGGAAATTTCCGGAACAAAGCCCTCAGCATCAAAGTTCGATGGGCAACCGGGTCTTTTTCGATGGAAACCTTAACGCCGAATCTTGGAAACCCATTTTCGTCCACAATGGAAGAAAAACCCTCACAAAGGCCACCCGGACCGGCAAACAAGTCGATAACGGGAATTTTGCTACGCTGTGCCATCAATTTTTTCTTCATATCATTATTCCAGGGATCACTCAGACCCCCGATAGAACGGCGAATACCACAACCGCTACGCCACCACTCAAAACTTTTCAAAACCCATCATTTTATCTCATATCAATCACAACGTCGCGAACGATGTGAAGGCCAAAACATCGATGATGTCTCCAGAAACATAACCAATATGCAAAAGTAAAAAAGGTAGCCTTTGTTCACCTTAAGTTATTAGATGTATCATTTTTTGTCGTATTCGGCGCCCTATTTCTTATGGCTCTCTATGGTAGTCATCTGCCTCTCCAAACCAAGCATGTATTCCGCCATCAAGTCAGCGTCCTTCACCGCTGACTTGATGGCCATCGGGTCAGCGCTCACAGCCTTGATCCAGTGCTGGAAGCAGGCCGCGAGGTTATCAATTTGACGTTGGGACATTGGCACACCTATCTCGGCACTGCGTCGCCGCGGGCCGGGCCAACTACGTGTGACTGTCGGGGGACATTGAATGAAACCGCAGAAAAAATTCATACTCACAAGAATTCTTAGCGCATAGATATTTTCATGAGAGCAACATTAGTAGGTTAAAATCATTCTTTTCGCTTGGCGAATCGTGTCCCGATTTTTAAGAGCGCCTATTGTGATTCGTGCAACCCTGAAGGAAGACATGGCTCCGTCCAACATGCAGCTCAAGCAACAACGACTCGACGCGTTGTTCGAAGAATGCCAACAGCACGTCTTCTCCCAGATTATCGGCCCATTCGGGCTATCGCCGGCCATGTTCGCCGACAAGGCCGGCGGCAATGTCACCACGGTCCAGAATTTCGAGAAAGGCATCGTCGCCACAGAAAGCGACAAGGCCTTGCACGACTCACTCACAGAGGCGTATGACCGGAGCAAGTATGAGCTGTCCCAAAAAGAATGGGCCGTAAAGCGTGATGAGCGGATCGCGCGTGGCGTGGATGAATACACCAATGAAGCGCTTTCGGCCAAACCAGAACTCGACCATTTCATCCCGATAAAAGAGGTAGCAACGAACGCCAAAATGCATCTGGCCCTCGGGGAAGTCAAAGACGGCAAGGTCTCGGTCGAGAAGATCAAGGCGCTGGTTAATGACGACGTGAATTTGGCGGTCACGGACATATCCATCAATCGTTCCAAGAAGGACCACGACGCGAAAGAATGGAGCGAGAAGGTGTCGACAGCGGACGCGGAAAAAAGCAACGCCGAGCGCTTCGCGATCGACCCCGACGCAGTGGCTAAGAAGCACGCCGAATCCAAAGAGAAATTCGACGGTGAGACAAACTCCGCCATGTTCAAAAAACAGGGTGGCGAGCTTCTCAAAACTGGGGGCAAGCAAGCTCTGGCCATGGGCCTGAGGCAATCTCTAGGCATCCTGCTAACGGAGCTAGTCAACGGGCTGTTCAACGAATTCAAAATCATGATTAAGGAAGGCTTCGCGCTCGCGGAGAATATGTTAGCGGACATCGGAGAGCGGCTTGGACGAGTCGCTCGCTCAGTAACGAAGAAGCTGCCAGACGCATTCAGTGCGCTCTTCGAAGGCGGCGCCAGCGGCTTCATGAGCAATCTGTTGACCTTTGTGATCAACTCCTTCGTAAGCACGGGCGAAAAGCTGGTTCGGGTGATACGCGACGGCCTGCTGGGTCTTTTCAAGGCCTTCAAGCTGATCGCTTTTCCTCCCAGGCACATAAGCCATAGCGATGCTGCCCAACAAGGTTTGAAGATCTTGACGACTGTCGTCATCACGTCCTTGGGCGTCATGATCGAACAAAGTGCAATCACTTTCATGGCCACGATACCATTCCTTAAGCCCTTGGCCGACATTGTCGCGCCGGTGCTGGTCGGGATCATGGTGGGCCTGCTTTCAGCCGTGGTGGCATATCAGATCGACCGGCTGTTCGACGCGTGCACCAATGCTGGCGACGAGCGCCGCCTCGATGAGTTAATTGAGGACTCGCAGCGCGTGGAAGCGTTTGCCACCGCAATGGAGGAACAGATCGGCTTCTCGCTAGCGAACCTCAACAACTACGCGACATCCATCGAGCTTTACAAGGATATCGGAGCGTCCTTCGGATCCGCAAGCAACGACGCTAATCTCATGCGGCTGAGCTTGGAAGCGAGCAATGCGGAGATGGCGCTCCAAATCGAAAGCACGACGGCGACGGTGGCTTACATCGAATCCTCGCAGCTCGAAATCGAACGCTTCTTGAAACATATGTGATTCGATCTACCTAGTCACCAAATCACTGAAACGCCTCAGAAAAAATCTCCAATGCAAACATCATCCGCTCCATCCACGCCACCGTCCGACAGTGCCTATGAATCTACTACTCCTAGGACTGACCTCGCTCTGAGCGAAATGCAAATCGTCGAAGCGTTTTCGAATGTCACGGTGCCAGAGGATATTTTAAGGAACAGCAACGTTCCGCAAATGGTCGAGGACATGAGGTCCACGAAAAAGCGTTTGGAAACCTCGGAGGAGAGGTTGAGCCAACTCCGCAGAGAGAAAAACGACGGCAATTTCATCTCGAACATATGGAATGACCGAAGCGATCAGATCGACGACGCCAAGGACAACGTGAACAATGAGTTCCGAAAGCTCGGCGTGCTCTCCTCAAATCTCCTGATACTTAATACGGCCATGGCCAAGATCATGAATGGTCAGCAAAAGGCATTGCAAGGTCAACAGATTGCGCTAGACCACCAAGCCAGCGACATCAAGAAGCAGAACAGCAACATCAAAGAACACCAAGAGCTTCATGCGAACACGCTACGCGAATTTAGCAAAGTGGTCGACTCATTGAAAGAAACCAAAAGTCTGACGCAGGCTCAAGCGATCGACCTTATTAAATGCGCGCAAAAGCTGGCTGAATCCGAGAAGGCTATGATTAAATCCCATGAGCTCCTCATAGACAAAGTCGAGGAGCGGCTGCGACTTATGTCTGGCGACTGGACAGAAATTATAGCCAACCGGCTTGCTCAATTCGACCAAGTCCATATGGCTATCGAAATGCGCGTAGCGGAGCGTTTGGCCATGAGCGAAACCACCGCACGAGATAAGTTTGTAGAAGCGGAGGCTTTGCAGCATAAACTCGATGTGAAACTCGAAATGATGGCCGAGCGCGAAGCCGGACTTTCACGAGCTCTCGAAACGCAGCGTAAAGGCATCCGCACGCATCAGATTATCCTCGCACTGGAAGGCGTGGCAATTGTCGCGTTTTTTATTTGGATGGCTATTGGCCAGCGCATTCTTCCGTCATAACCGGGGCTAAGGGGTCTCAATAAGGTTAACAACACAAATACATCGGCTCTGTTCAGGTTAAGAGTGGATAGTGAAAGTGCAGAAGGCATGATAGATTTGGGGAGTTAATAAGGATGATCATGACAAAAATGGCTTGGCGCCATACGTCGGAACGATAAGCCGGCTGATAATGCCCGCCGTCGTGATCGCCGGCGTCAACGCCTACACGCTTCGGCCAGGATCGCCATGCGGGCGAACCCATGCCAAGCGAGGCGAGCGCACCGCTGTGGTAGTGGCGCTGCGGCGACTGCTCGTAGAGGTAGCCGATCCCAGGCCTTTTGCCGCATAAGCATCCAAACACTAGACGCAGGGATGGCATGGACAAGGACGGCTCAGCGGAGTTCTTCGAAAACAACATCGCTGGAAGTTGGTTCGGCCTCGCGGCGTCAATTTTCGTGAGGCACCCACAAGTCAAATGACAAATGCCGTGATAGACGCCGCGCCCCTTAGACGCTGTGGTTGACGATGTAACTGGCCCGTTCGTAGAGCTCGTCGAATGTGATGATCTCGGGCCATACCGTGTTGCGGCGATAGAGCTCAAACGACCGGTATTGGTCTGCATTGACCCCGTGCTCGCCCATGAATTCGCTCAGGCTACCTATCACCAAAAACGAGCGTGGCTGGAAGCTGAAAGCCTCTTCGCCCGTCGGCGCGCCATGCTCATCCTTGCCGACAAATTTGTTTCCAATCTGCTCGACGGCCCCTTGGACTGTTCCCTGCACTTGAGCGACCGCCCCGACAAGCTCTGCCGAGGGTGCCCAGCATCCAACGCGATACGGTTTGTTGGACAACAGTTTGGTGGTGTGGATTTTTATCTCTACAAAGCAGAGGCTTGATATCAACCCGCGCGTCTTCATCAACGCATCCACTCTCTTTCCATGCGAGGCGACCGAGTGGCCTTGGACGACGCTTTCAAGCTTCTTGTCGTCGAGCGACGATAGGAACAAGTAGCCAAGGCCATATCCGAAGAACCACGTGTTCTTCTCAAAGAACCTTTGCCAAAGAGCCTCTCCATTGCATCCCTTGAACTCCTCGGCATGCACGAAATATTCAGGCTCATTGAGCAGACGCGCATACGCCGCTAGCTGCTCTTTGCGGTAGGCGATGGCGACAATATCTTCCTTGGTTATTTTGGTGCGGAGAACTTCGGCGAGTATATCTGGATTGTCTGTAAGCAGTTTGGTCGCTTGGCGCTCGGAAAGAATGAATCGACGAAGCTCGTCATCGGTGATGTTGACCCCGTGGTCATGATGGAAAATGTATTCTTGGATGTGCTTAGCGAACTCCAAGAATTTGGTGATCTCGTCGCCGATCAGGGCGAAGTTTGACTTGTGCGGAGAGCCAGTCGCTTCGGTGTAGGATTGGAGATTGAGCACGCTAACGGTGCGAGAGTCCTCGAAGAACGTCGCTTTGACTATCCGCTTCCCGCCCTCCTTCTGCCGAAGGAGTATCTCTTTTTTTACCGTAGCAAAGATCAACTCGTTGCTAGAGGCGTCGAAAGCCTTCGATGCGATGCGAACCTTGCGCTCCTTGTCGCTAAAGCCTTGCAGGGCTCGACTCATGTAAGTTTTGTCGGAGCGCTTGTTGATGTCGTAGTCTGAGTCGTCCATCGTTTCTCTCCGCGCGTCGATTCGCCACCACTAGATAGGATGGCGGCGATGACGCCACTGTGGGTGGCGGCCGGGCTAGGACCTATTATTCGTCGGCGGTCATTGGCTAGCGCTTTTCAAGCATGGCCAACATGTAGGCCGAAACCGTTCCGACGACTTCTATGCTGGCCTTTGCCTCGTGTTTGGACAGGCTTGCTGGATCTGGCCGGCCATGGCCCGTTCCCTGTTTGTTCCGCAAGCGGTTCACCGCGCAAGCCGATTGGAACATGGCGCGCTCAAGTCCGCGAACAGACTCTTCGCCAGGCTGGGCGGGCAATTCGGGGACGGCCATCCCCAATGCCATGAATGCCATGCCCAACAGCATTTGGAAGTTTGCGCCGGTGGCGGGATAGTTTCCATTGATCGTTTGCAGAACGTGCGCGGCGGTCGCCTCCATCAAATCCTTGCCGGTCCCCGCGACTAAAGCCGCGTCCTCCGCGCCTCGCTGCGCGCGCGCAGCATACGCCTTCAATGCCGCCGTCATCTCTGCGCCTTTAAGCGCGCTGAGAACCTTGGGGGCGACGGTGCCATCCGAAGACAGCACGAAGCCCTCAACCTCGAAGGCGGCGGCGAGATTCGCGATGGCCTCTTTGCCGACATAATTTGGCGATGCCTCTCGGAAACCGCCGCACGAGCGCACTTTTGAGATTAACGCTTCAATCAGCTTGGCGCCGGCGGCCTCGTCCTCGGCCAGCGCGTGCGTCAAAATTGTGCGGACCCTCTTGGCCTTGCCCACGGGTCCTTGGCGCGCCGGATCTGCGTGCAACAGTCTGGCGCTGCCGACGTAGAACTCGATGTCGGAGTGGGTGGGTTCGCGATAGACGCCTCCGCTCTTGGAGTCGTCGATCAGCTTCGATACAGACCCAATGATGGCGTCGTTGATTGGCAATGACATGTATTTACTTGGATGTTGCCAAGCCCACTGTTGTTGATCAATATATATTTATAAATAATAGTAGTTTATAGTCGTGTATTCATGCAACTACTGTTGAAGAGCGTCATGTAGTTGCCGAAATCCAAGTGAGCTAGAGTTTCAGGGGGATGCGCCATGCGCCATCGGCCGCCCTTGGTAACTTTTTTGGCCGACAACCCGTCGACAATTTGAGAAGGAACCGCAGATGAAATTGATTCGCGCGCGCGTGCAAAATTATCGATCCGTTGAAGACAGTGAAGAGTTTGAAATCGGGGACTTGACCTGTTTGGTAGGCAAGAACGAAGCGGGAAAGACGACGCTTCTCAACGCGTTGCGAGGTATCAAGCCCGCCCAGCCGTTTATCTATGACAAGGTGACGGATTATCCGCGTCGATTCTCAGCGCGATTCGATGAGCGCCATCCTGATGGAAAATCGGAGGTGGTGGAAACGTTGTGGCTTCTCGATCGCACCGATTTGGATGTTGTTGA is from Janthinobacterium sp. 61 and encodes:
- a CDS encoding abortive infection family protein; translation: MSLPINDAIIGSVSKLIDDSKSGGVYREPTHSDIEFYVGSARLLHADPARQGPVGKAKRVRTILTHALAEDEAAGAKLIEALISKVRSCGGFREASPNYVGKEAIANLAAAFEVEGFVLSSDGTVAPKVLSALKGAEMTAALKAYAARAQRGAEDAALVAGTGKDLMEATAAHVLQTINGNYPATGANFQMLLGMAFMALGMAVPELPAQPGEESVRGLERAMFQSACAVNRLRNKQGTGHGRPDPASLSKHEAKASIEVVGTVSAYMLAMLEKR
- a CDS encoding Shedu immune nuclease family protein, whose protein sequence is MDDSDYDINKRSDKTYMSRALQGFSDKERKVRIASKAFDASSNELIFATVKKEILLRQKEGGKRIVKATFFEDSRTVSVLNLQSYTEATGSPHKSNFALIGDEITKFLEFAKHIQEYIFHHDHGVNITDDELRRFILSERQATKLLTDNPDILAEVLRTKITKEDIVAIAYRKEQLAAYARLLNEPEYFVHAEEFKGCNGEALWQRFFEKNTWFFGYGLGYLFLSSLDDKKLESVVQGHSVASHGKRVDALMKTRGLISSLCFVEIKIHTTKLLSNKPYRVGCWAPSAELVGAVAQVQGTVQGAVEQIGNKFVGKDEHGAPTGEEAFSFQPRSFLVIGSLSEFMGEHGVNADQYRSFELYRRNTVWPEIITFDELYERASYIVNHSV